The following proteins come from a genomic window of Geminicoccaceae bacterium SCSIO 64248:
- a CDS encoding alpha/beta hydrolase: MPIARRSFLTSSLAVSAAGLALPNASAFSAGRALASTGTPAPNGDVFSAVSTDGLRLAVQAYGSPADPAIVLVHGLNQSRLSWDRQIKSALVDRFRVITYDLRGHGDSDRPADLAAYADGTRWGDDLAAVIEAAGVARPVVAGWSLGGFVIGEYLAKRGGDGLAGVNLINAVVGFEPSLFRPTNIFGPLMASEDFATRVQATRDFLAACFAVPPPREEFERMLVFNGMVPREVQIALGRFESESETLARGYRSLQAPVLVTFGQADRLVGVPMVDRTRALVPQAEASWYEGIGHTPFYENAERYNRELAAFAEQVQTG; encoded by the coding sequence ATGCCGATCGCGCGGCGCTCCTTTCTCACGTCCTCGCTGGCCGTCTCGGCGGCCGGGCTCGCCCTCCCGAACGCGAGTGCCTTCTCGGCCGGCCGGGCGCTTGCCTCGACCGGGACGCCGGCGCCGAACGGGGATGTCTTCTCCGCCGTCAGCACCGACGGCCTGCGGCTCGCCGTCCAGGCCTATGGCAGCCCCGCCGATCCCGCCATCGTTCTGGTCCATGGCCTGAATCAGAGCCGGCTGTCCTGGGACCGCCAGATCAAGAGCGCGCTCGTCGACCGGTTCCGGGTGATCACCTACGACCTTCGCGGCCATGGCGATTCCGATCGGCCGGCCGACCTCGCCGCCTATGCCGACGGCACGCGGTGGGGCGACGACCTTGCCGCGGTGATCGAGGCGGCCGGCGTGGCCCGCCCGGTGGTCGCCGGCTGGTCGCTGGGCGGGTTCGTCATCGGCGAATACCTGGCCAAGCGCGGCGGCGACGGCCTTGCCGGCGTCAATCTGATCAACGCCGTGGTCGGGTTCGAGCCGTCCTTGTTCCGGCCCACCAACATCTTCGGCCCGTTGATGGCCTCGGAGGATTTCGCGACCCGCGTCCAGGCCACGCGCGATTTCCTCGCCGCCTGCTTCGCCGTGCCGCCTCCGCGGGAAGAGTTCGAGCGCATGCTGGTCTTCAACGGCATGGTGCCGCGCGAAGTCCAGATCGCCCTTGGCCGGTTCGAGAGCGAGAGCGAGACGCTCGCCCGAGGCTACCGATCCCTGCAGGCGCCGGTGCTCGTCACCTTCGGGCAGGCGGACAGGCTGGTCGGCGTGCCCATGGTCGACCGCACGCGCGCGCTGGTCCCGCAGGCGGAAGCCTCGTGGTACGAGGGCATCGGCCACACGCCGTTCTACGAGAACGCCGAGCGCTACAACCGCGAGCTCGCCGCCTTCGCCGAACAGGTCCAAACCGGCTGA
- a CDS encoding TetR/AcrR family transcriptional regulator: MARPSSFDRDAALHTAMTLFKRHGYDGVAISDLTAAIGIAAPSLYGAFGTKAELYRKALRHYRDLPASRAADVFDEEGTAREAVARTLRAAVAAVTEGASSCGCMVSTGLLGCGEEAASLAQETAALRAAWRSDLAARLERARDEGELPAHCEPAEIARFYAAVMQGISVQAHDGATREELSAIVDQALTAWPT; encoded by the coding sequence ATGGCACGGCCCAGTTCCTTCGACCGCGACGCCGCACTGCACACGGCGATGACCCTGTTCAAGCGTCACGGCTATGACGGCGTGGCGATCAGCGACCTGACGGCGGCGATCGGCATCGCCGCGCCGAGCCTGTACGGTGCGTTCGGCACCAAGGCCGAGCTGTATCGCAAGGCGCTTCGGCACTATCGGGACCTGCCGGCGAGTCGTGCGGCCGACGTCTTCGATGAGGAGGGGACGGCGCGCGAGGCGGTCGCCCGCACCCTGCGCGCCGCGGTCGCCGCCGTGACCGAAGGCGCGTCCTCGTGCGGATGCATGGTCTCGACCGGCCTGCTCGGCTGCGGCGAGGAGGCGGCGTCGCTGGCGCAGGAGACGGCGGCGTTGCGCGCCGCATGGCGCTCGGACCTGGCCGCCAGGCTCGAGCGGGCGCGGGACGAAGGGGAATTGCCGGCGCATTGCGAGCCGGCCGAAATCGCCCGCTTCTACGCAGCCGTGATGCAGGGCATTTCCGTGCAGGCGCATGACGGCGCCACCCGAGAGGAGCTGAGCGCCATCGTCGACCAGGCCCTCACGGCCTGGCCGACATGA
- a CDS encoding NAD(P)(+) transhydrogenase (Re/Si-specific) subunit beta: MSANVIAIGYLVAAVCFIMALRGLSHPSTARQGNLTGMVGMAIAIVFTLFHLPSPSVLNVIAILIAVAAGGSIGYLVAKRIEMTAMPQLVAAFHSLVGLAAVLVAIGAFSSPEAFGIVRPDGAIKGVSLLEMGLGTIIGALTFSGSVIAFGKLQAKFPPHIEKALPAPILAITSKAMNSAPILLPARHVINVAIGAAILVLLIVFIGTESVLAFTLMTLLAFAIGFLLIIPIGGADMPVVVSMLNSYSGWAAAGIGFTLQNPALIITGALVGSAGAILSYIMCRAMNRSFISVILGGFGATAAAGGADAGDRSVRPGSAEDAAFIMKNASKVLIVPGYGMAVAQAQHAVRELMDALTHAGVEVKFAIHPVAGRMPGHMNVLLAEANVPYDVVHEMEEINSDFQTTDVAYVIGANDITNPAAKEDSASPIFGMPILDVERAKTVLFVKRSMAPGYAGIDNTLFFKDNTMMLFGDAKKMTEEIVRAMEAA, translated from the coding sequence ATGAGCGCCAACGTCATCGCCATCGGCTATCTCGTCGCCGCGGTCTGCTTCATCATGGCCCTGCGCGGCCTGTCCCATCCGAGCACGGCGCGTCAGGGCAACCTGACCGGCATGGTCGGCATGGCGATCGCCATCGTCTTCACCCTGTTCCACCTGCCCTCGCCCAGCGTTCTCAACGTGATCGCGATCCTGATAGCGGTCGCGGCCGGCGGCAGCATCGGCTATCTCGTCGCCAAGCGGATCGAGATGACCGCGATGCCGCAGCTGGTCGCCGCCTTCCACAGCCTGGTCGGCCTCGCCGCCGTCCTGGTCGCGATCGGCGCCTTCAGCAGCCCGGAAGCCTTCGGCATCGTCCGGCCGGACGGCGCGATCAAGGGCGTCAGCCTGCTCGAGATGGGCCTCGGCACCATCATCGGCGCCCTGACCTTCTCGGGCTCGGTCATCGCCTTCGGCAAGCTGCAGGCGAAGTTCCCGCCCCATATCGAGAAGGCCCTGCCCGCGCCGATCCTGGCGATCACGTCCAAGGCCATGAACAGCGCGCCCATCCTCCTGCCGGCGCGCCACGTCATCAACGTCGCGATCGGCGCGGCGATCCTCGTCCTCCTGATCGTGTTCATCGGCACGGAGAGCGTGCTCGCCTTCACGCTGATGACGCTCCTGGCCTTCGCGATCGGCTTCCTGCTCATCATCCCGATCGGCGGCGCCGACATGCCGGTCGTCGTCTCGATGCTGAACTCCTATTCCGGCTGGGCGGCGGCCGGAATCGGCTTCACCCTGCAGAACCCGGCCCTGATCATCACGGGCGCCCTGGTCGGCTCGGCAGGCGCCATCCTGTCCTACATCATGTGCCGGGCGATGAACCGCTCGTTCATCAGCGTCATCCTGGGCGGCTTCGGCGCGACGGCGGCGGCCGGCGGCGCCGATGCGGGCGACCGCTCGGTCCGTCCGGGCAGCGCGGAGGACGCGGCCTTCATCATGAAGAACGCGAGCAAGGTGCTGATCGTCCCGGGCTACGGCATGGCGGTCGCCCAGGCGCAGCACGCCGTGCGCGAGCTGATGGACGCGCTCACCCATGCCGGCGTCGAGGTCAAGTTTGCGATCCATCCGGTCGCGGGCCGCATGCCCGGCCACATGAACGTGCTGCTGGCCGAGGCGAACGTGCCCTACGACGTCGTGCACGAGATGGAAGAGATCAACAGCGACTTCCAGACCACCGACGTCGCCTATGTCATCGGCGCCAACGACATCACCAACCCGGCCGCCAAGGAGGATTCGGCCAGCCCGATCTTCGGCATGCCGATCCTGGACGTCGAGCGCGCCAAGACCGTGCTGTTCGTCAAGCGGTCGATGGCGCCGGGCTATGCCGGCATCGACAACACGTTGTTCTTCAAGGACAACACGATGATGCTGTTCGGCGACGCCAAGAAGATGACCGAGGAGATCGTCCGGGCGATGGAAGCGGCGTAG
- a CDS encoding Re/Si-specific NAD(P)(+) transhydrogenase subunit alpha → MRIGIPKERRPHEKRVAASPDTVKKLAQQGAEILVERGAGGGAYFSDQAFEDAGAKLGDAGEALGADVVLKVQRPLMQGEGETDEIAQLKQGGVLVAALNPYMNREMVQALADKGVDAFALELLPRTTRAQSMDILSSQANLAGYKAVVDALAAYTRVAPMMMTAAGTVPPAKVFVMGAGVAGLQAIATARRMGAVVSATDVRAAAAEEVKSLGARFVGIEEMMQADKAAGGYAKELTEEQRAKQAELIASTIKTMDVVITTALIPGRKAPVLVTRAHVESMRPGSIIVDLAVENGGNCELSAYGEVVDHGGVSIIGHANVPALVAPAASTLYAKNLQNFLGLILDKEKGLVINLEDELIKGSLLTRDGKVIHPAFAAAQAA, encoded by the coding sequence TTGAGAATCGGCATCCCGAAGGAGCGCCGCCCGCACGAGAAGCGCGTCGCGGCCTCGCCCGACACCGTCAAGAAGCTCGCCCAGCAAGGCGCCGAGATCCTGGTCGAGAGGGGCGCCGGCGGCGGCGCCTATTTCAGCGACCAGGCCTTCGAGGACGCAGGCGCCAAGCTCGGCGACGCCGGCGAGGCGCTGGGCGCGGACGTCGTGCTCAAGGTCCAGCGGCCGCTGATGCAGGGCGAGGGCGAGACCGACGAGATCGCCCAGCTCAAGCAGGGCGGCGTCCTGGTCGCCGCGCTCAATCCCTACATGAACCGCGAGATGGTCCAGGCGCTCGCGGACAAGGGCGTCGACGCCTTCGCGCTCGAGCTTCTGCCCCGGACCACGCGCGCCCAGTCCATGGACATCCTCTCCAGCCAGGCCAACCTCGCCGGCTACAAGGCCGTGGTCGACGCGCTGGCGGCCTATACCCGTGTCGCGCCGATGATGATGACCGCGGCCGGCACGGTGCCGCCCGCGAAGGTCTTCGTCATGGGCGCGGGCGTCGCCGGCCTGCAGGCGATCGCGACCGCGAGGCGCATGGGCGCGGTCGTCTCGGCGACCGACGTGCGCGCCGCCGCGGCCGAGGAGGTCAAGTCGCTTGGCGCCCGCTTCGTCGGCATCGAGGAGATGATGCAGGCGGACAAGGCGGCGGGCGGCTACGCCAAGGAACTGACCGAGGAGCAGCGCGCCAAGCAGGCCGAGCTGATCGCGTCCACCATCAAGACCATGGACGTCGTGATCACCACGGCGCTGATCCCCGGCCGCAAGGCGCCCGTCCTCGTGACCCGCGCCCATGTCGAGAGCATGCGTCCGGGCTCGATCATCGTCGATCTCGCGGTCGAGAACGGCGGCAACTGCGAGCTCAGCGCGTATGGCGAGGTCGTCGACCACGGCGGCGTCTCGATCATCGGCCACGCCAACGTGCCGGCGCTGGTGGCGCCCGCGGCCTCGACGCTCTACGCCAAGAACCTGCAGAACTTTCTCGGCCTGATCCTCGACAAGGAGAAGGGCCTGGTCATCAACCTGGAAGACGAGCTGATCAAGGGCTCGCTTCTGACGCGTGACGGCAAGGTGATCCACCCGGCCTTCGCTGCGGCCCAGGCGGCTTGA
- a CDS encoding YihY/virulence factor BrkB family protein, with amino-acid sequence MAATEGVYREGTRWRDLASDLRTRNQRHNVSLMAAGIAFYGLLSIAPLLTAVVALYGLFFNAADVTQQVDDLSSALPQGSETIVRDQLANVATSGTGALSLSVAISILIAIYSATRGVTGLMMALNVAHEEYERRGIIQFYATAYALTATAILLIVVALASIVIAPIVIEVVGLSGLSNVIVSTVRWPILAAMFCTALIVIYRFGPTRSLGTWRALVPGAALATGLWLLGSVAFSLYVRLFAHYGQTYGSLGAVVILLMWFWLSGYIVLLGAEMNALLLRRRRARRLRHAGRPAAGAGVGEPAPQGRAG; translated from the coding sequence ATGGCGGCAACGGAAGGGGTCTATCGCGAAGGCACACGCTGGCGCGACCTCGCATCCGACTTGAGGACACGCAACCAGCGTCACAACGTGTCGCTCATGGCGGCCGGCATCGCCTTCTACGGCCTCTTGTCGATCGCCCCGCTCCTGACCGCGGTCGTCGCGCTCTACGGACTGTTCTTCAACGCCGCGGACGTCACCCAGCAGGTCGACGACCTCAGCTCCGCCCTGCCCCAGGGCTCCGAGACCATCGTCCGCGACCAGCTCGCCAACGTCGCGACATCCGGCACGGGCGCGCTCTCGCTCAGCGTCGCGATCAGCATCCTGATCGCCATCTACAGCGCGACGCGCGGCGTCACCGGGCTGATGATGGCGCTTAACGTGGCGCATGAGGAATACGAGCGTCGCGGCATCATCCAGTTCTACGCGACCGCCTACGCGCTCACCGCGACCGCCATCCTGCTCATCGTCGTCGCCCTCGCCTCGATCGTGATCGCGCCGATCGTCATCGAGGTGGTCGGCCTGAGCGGGCTCAGCAACGTCATCGTCAGCACGGTGCGCTGGCCGATCCTGGCCGCCATGTTCTGCACCGCCCTGATCGTGATCTACCGCTTCGGCCCGACCCGCTCGCTCGGCACGTGGCGCGCGCTCGTGCCGGGCGCCGCGCTCGCGACCGGCCTGTGGCTCCTGGGCTCGGTCGCCTTCTCGCTCTATGTCCGGCTGTTCGCCCATTACGGCCAGACCTACGGCTCGCTGGGCGCCGTCGTCATCCTGCTGATGTGGTTCTGGCTCTCGGGCTACATCGTCCTGCTCGGCGCCGAGATGAACGCCCTCCTCCTGCGCCGCCGGCGTGCGCGCCGCCTGCGCCACGCGGGTCGTCCTGCCGCCGGCGCCGGGGTCGGCGAGCCCGCCCCGCAGGGCCGCGCCGGCTGA
- a CDS encoding AarF/ABC1/UbiB kinase family protein: MADRPDRREAASITGRMRRYAQVGTTVGGLAARLAGQRYLGVAIDKDRHAGDLRAALGGLKGPLMKVAQMLSTIPEALPPEYATELAQLQSSAPPMGKPFVRRRMASELGPGWQGRFKTFDLDAAHAASLGQVHRATGPDGDLLACKLQYPNIESAVEADLQQLKVFFAVYRRYDPSINPDKIYDELAERLREELDYTREAKHIRLYEHMLAAEDAVHVPSVVPDLSTRRLLTMGWLDGKPLLSMVQAPVEVRNAIALNMFRAWYVPFYNYGVIHGDPHLGNYSIRPDNTVNLLDFGCIRVFPPVFVNGVIELYHALRTGDRDLAIAAYEGWGFEGLTSDLVDVLNEWASFVYAPLMEDRSRLIQETNSGAYGREVAGKVHAKLREKGGVTPPREFVFMDRAAIGLGSVFLHLKAEINWHQLFTELIRDFDVATLEARQGKALKAAGLSA, encoded by the coding sequence ATGGCCGACCGGCCCGATCGTCGGGAAGCGGCTTCGATCACGGGCCGGATGCGCCGCTACGCCCAGGTCGGCACGACCGTGGGCGGACTGGCCGCGCGTCTGGCCGGACAGCGCTATCTCGGCGTCGCGATCGACAAGGACCGGCATGCCGGCGACCTGCGCGCGGCGCTGGGCGGGCTGAAGGGCCCGCTCATGAAGGTCGCGCAGATGCTCTCGACCATTCCCGAGGCGCTGCCGCCGGAATACGCGACGGAGCTGGCCCAGCTCCAATCCTCGGCGCCGCCGATGGGCAAGCCGTTCGTGCGCCGGCGCATGGCGAGCGAACTCGGCCCGGGCTGGCAGGGCCGCTTCAAGACCTTCGACCTCGACGCGGCCCATGCGGCGTCGCTCGGCCAGGTGCATCGCGCCACGGGCCCGGACGGCGACCTGCTGGCCTGCAAGCTGCAATACCCAAACATCGAGAGCGCGGTCGAAGCCGACCTGCAGCAGCTCAAGGTCTTCTTCGCCGTGTACCGGCGCTACGATCCCTCGATCAATCCGGACAAGATCTACGACGAGCTGGCCGAGCGCCTGCGCGAAGAGCTGGACTATACGCGCGAGGCCAAGCACATCCGCCTCTATGAGCACATGCTGGCGGCCGAGGATGCCGTGCACGTGCCGAGCGTGGTGCCGGACCTGTCGACGCGCCGGCTGCTCACCATGGGCTGGCTCGACGGCAAGCCGCTTCTGTCGATGGTCCAGGCGCCGGTCGAGGTGCGCAACGCGATCGCCCTCAACATGTTCCGCGCGTGGTACGTGCCGTTCTACAATTACGGCGTCATCCACGGCGACCCGCATCTCGGCAACTACTCGATCCGCCCGGACAACACCGTCAACCTGCTCGACTTCGGCTGCATCCGGGTCTTCCCGCCGGTCTTCGTCAACGGCGTGATCGAGCTCTACCATGCGCTCCGCACCGGCGACCGCGACCTCGCCATCGCCGCCTATGAAGGCTGGGGCTTCGAGGGCTTGACCAGCGACCTCGTCGACGTGCTGAACGAATGGGCGAGCTTCGTCTACGCGCCCTTGATGGAGGACCGCTCGCGCCTGATCCAGGAGACCAATTCCGGCGCCTATGGCCGTGAGGTTGCCGGCAAGGTCCACGCCAAGCTGCGCGAGAAGGGCGGCGTCACCCCGCCCCGCGAGTTCGTCTTCATGGACCGCGCCGCGATCGGGCTCGGCTCGGTCTTCCTGCACCTCAAGGCCGAGATCAACTGGCACCAGCTGTTCACGGAGCTGATCCGCGATTTCGACGTCGCGACACTCGAGGCGCGGCAGGGCAAGGCCTTGAAGGCGGCCGGACTTTCCGCCTGA
- a CDS encoding M3 family oligoendopeptidase, producing MRYDHEAGGTSGGDDPSEAAPPWDLSDLYASTDSPELQADLADAQEEADAIAEAYKGRVVELHGDELAEMLERYETLDTTLGRVASYAQLLFAAERDSETVARFYQTVHEKLNEAGTAILFVTLEINRIEDDALEAMIEAAPRLARFRPWLRDVRSFRPHQLSDEAETLLHEKSVAGRSAWVRLFDQSMAALRFPLDDKQVTSAEIFDLMSSPDRSVRAKAYAGIAQVLGQNVRLMAHITNTLAKDKQIEDGWRHFPRPISARNLSNQVEDEVVDALIGAVRTAYPDLAHRYYGLKATWLGLDKLTAYDRNAPLPEDDDRRIAWGDARELVLDAYGAFSPTLADIVRNFFRNQWIDAELRPGKDSGAFCHPTVPAVHPYVLMNYQGRQRDVMTLAHELGHGVHQVLAGRHGPLMSSTPLTLAETASVFGEQLTFQSLLAAETDERRKRVLLASKIEDGLNTVVRQIAFCDFERRVHDARREGELTTEQLGDIWMAVQTESLGPAFDFDDGYRTFWSYIPHFIHSPFYVYAYAFGDCLVNSLYAVYQEHPDGFEARYLDLLKAGGTLRHKELLAPFGLDASDPGFWLKGLGLIGQMIDRLESTLETN from the coding sequence ATGCGATATGATCACGAGGCGGGCGGAACGAGCGGCGGCGACGACCCCTCGGAGGCGGCACCGCCCTGGGATCTGTCCGACCTGTACGCCTCGACCGACTCGCCGGAGCTCCAGGCCGACCTTGCCGACGCCCAGGAAGAGGCGGATGCGATAGCCGAAGCGTACAAAGGCCGCGTCGTCGAGCTTCACGGCGACGAGCTGGCCGAGATGCTCGAGCGCTACGAGACGCTCGACACGACGCTCGGCCGCGTCGCCTCCTACGCCCAGCTTCTGTTCGCCGCCGAACGGGACAGCGAGACGGTCGCCAGGTTCTACCAGACCGTCCACGAGAAGCTGAACGAGGCCGGCACCGCCATCCTGTTTGTCACGCTCGAGATCAACCGGATCGAGGACGACGCGCTGGAAGCCATGATCGAGGCCGCGCCGCGCCTCGCCCGGTTTCGCCCCTGGCTGCGCGACGTGCGCAGCTTCCGCCCGCACCAGCTCTCGGACGAAGCCGAGACCCTCCTGCACGAGAAGTCGGTCGCCGGGCGTTCGGCCTGGGTGCGCCTGTTCGACCAGTCCATGGCGGCCTTGCGCTTTCCGCTGGACGACAAGCAGGTGACCTCGGCGGAGATCTTCGACCTGATGTCCTCGCCGGACCGGAGCGTCCGCGCCAAGGCCTATGCCGGCATCGCTCAGGTCCTGGGCCAGAACGTGCGCCTGATGGCGCACATCACCAACACGCTGGCCAAGGACAAGCAGATCGAGGACGGCTGGAGGCACTTCCCCCGGCCGATCTCGGCACGCAACCTGTCCAACCAGGTCGAGGACGAGGTCGTCGACGCGCTGATCGGCGCGGTGCGCACCGCCTATCCCGACCTCGCCCACCGCTATTACGGCCTGAAGGCGACGTGGCTTGGGCTGGACAAGCTCACGGCCTACGACCGCAACGCGCCCCTGCCCGAGGACGACGACCGGCGCATCGCCTGGGGCGACGCGCGCGAGCTCGTGCTCGACGCCTATGGCGCGTTCTCGCCGACGCTGGCCGACATCGTCCGCAACTTCTTCCGCAACCAGTGGATCGACGCCGAGCTCCGTCCCGGCAAGGATTCCGGCGCCTTCTGCCACCCGACCGTGCCGGCCGTCCATCCTTACGTCCTGATGAACTACCAGGGCCGCCAGCGCGACGTCATGACCCTCGCGCACGAGCTCGGCCACGGCGTCCATCAGGTGCTGGCCGGGCGCCACGGCCCGCTCATGTCGAGCACGCCGCTGACGCTCGCCGAGACCGCCTCGGTGTTCGGCGAGCAGCTCACCTTCCAGTCGCTGCTGGCCGCCGAGACCGACGAACGCCGCAAGCGTGTCCTGCTCGCCAGCAAGATCGAGGACGGCCTCAACACCGTCGTGCGCCAGATCGCCTTTTGCGACTTCGAGCGCCGGGTGCACGACGCCAGGCGCGAGGGCGAGCTGACCACCGAGCAGTTGGGCGACATTTGGATGGCGGTCCAGACCGAGAGCCTGGGGCCGGCCTTCGACTTCGACGACGGCTATCGGACGTTTTGGAGCTACATCCCTCACTTCATCCATTCGCCGTTCTACGTCTACGCCTACGCCTTCGGCGACTGCCTGGTGAACTCGCTCTACGCCGTCTACCAGGAGCACCCCGACGGCTTCGAGGCGCGCTATCTCGACCTGCTCAAGGCGGGCGGCACGCTCAGGCACAAGGAGCTTCTGGCGCCGTTCGGCCTCGACGCGTCCGATCCCGGCTTCTGGCTCAAGGGGCTTGGCCTGATCGGCCAGATGATCGACCGCCTGGAATCCACCTTGGAGACAAACTGA